ATCAATACAGAATATATAAAATTTCCAGGTAGGCAGGAACCTCAGGTTACAGGATGAAACAACTCCTTTCAGTTCCCAATATTCTCACCGGCTTTCGATTTGCCCTTATTCCGGTGCTGATACTTCTCTTTTCCATGCACCAGACGACCGGTATTGAACTTGCAAGTTTTGTGGTGTTTACTGTGGCAGCCCTGACCGATTTTGTCGATGGTTGGGTGGCCAGAAGGTATCATATTGAAACCGTGCTTGGCAAACTGATGGATCCCCTCGCCGATAAGGTTCTGGTGACAACTGCTCTGGTCATGCTTATTCCCCTGGGGAAAATTGCCGCCTGGGTCTCCTTGCTGATTATCTGTAGGGAGATTGTCGTAACGGGATTCCGTGGTCTTGCTGCTACCACCGGCAAGGTTGTTGCTGCCGGATCAATTGGTAAATTGAAGAGCAACTTTCAGTATTTCGGCCTGGGTTTTCTGATCTTTCCCCTCGGCGTACTTCCGGTGCCATACCAGCACCAGACAGGTACGGTTCTTATCTATATTTCCCTCGTCCTGGCCCTCTGGTCCGGAGGGGTTTACGCCTGGCATCTCCGGGATGTTTTCCTGGAAACCGCAAAATAGAAGTGATTGCCTCCCCCGTTTTTAATTCTCCTTGACGGTGCGGTAAAAAATACGGTATAAACAACTCCACGCCGGAGTGGTGAAACTGGTAGACGCACTGGACTCAAAATCCAGCGGGGGCAACTCCGTGTCGGTTCGACTCCGACCTCCGGCACCAGTAAAATACAAGGCTTTATCCCCGTAATAGTGGGGTAAAGCCTTTTTTGTTTCAGACCGTAAATGGGTAATGATGGTAAGATCAGGGATATTTTACCCGTCCTGCAGGTCTTCTGTGCACGGGTGATTAGGTGCTGCGGAAATAATCAACGAATCTACGGGGAATACGTTCGAATTCAAGTCGCAAAGAAAAATAAAAAGTGCAGTATATTAACCCACATTTCTCATGAACATTGTGTCAATTTTGAGAATAACTGTATAATACAAACAATTGGCCAACTCTCAGTGTTTGAGCAAAATTTACACAATGTTCACCCAAGGTCAGTTAGTTCATTCAGTATAAATTAAACTGTAACATTGTAATTTAATACGAAATAGATAGAAGAGTCTCATATTATTCAGCGGTGAAAAAGGTGGTACAGGGTAGGGCAACTCGGCAAGGAGAAGGTGTTTTGCTGCTGGATATAGATCAGCTGGGAACAGCATCTTTCCAGACAATCGTGCGGGAAGATCAGAAAATGAGAGATTTCTTCATTAAAGAAGGCTTCTAGCATTTTATTCTGTCAGATACAATCCTCTGGGAGTTTAATTAAGCTTCCAGTTCGGTAATATGCCTGGCAACATTTTTTCAAAATCGATAAAACATGGAAGCCGCTTTATGCTTTTTTATGGTATATGTTTCATTGATTTTATGTTGTTTTTTCCCACTACCACTATGCTGACTCGGGTTACAGCTGGATTATCCGGATTGGAAAGGAAGTTATGAGCAATCTATTCTTCGAACACCCCATTCTCAACTCGCCTTACGATTATCCCTCCAGGCATTGGGAGCTGGATGAACAGGGACAACCAACCCAGCAAATTATCAACCAGCGACGTAAAGCCGAATTTATAACCCCCATTCCCAAACCTAAAAAGCGGAAAGGCAAAGGGACACAGCAAAAACTTTTTGCAGATCATACTCTTACCAGTGATGGGCAGCAATATGATCCCACGTCCATCATCAACAAACTTCGTCAGGAAGTTGATGCATGGCGCGCTCTTCCAAATTCAAATGACTGGAAAGTAACTCCGGAGACGGTACGTCTTTTGAAACATTGGCGGCATCACAAATTCAGTGGTATTCGTCCGTTTTTTTGCCAGGTAGAAGCCATAGAAGTTGCAATATGGCTCATCGAAGTAGCCCCTCAACTTGGCAAGAGGGGAAAGTTCTTCCTTGATCATCTGGAGAGCGCCAATAACGATGCCAATCCGGAATTAATGCGGCTGGCATTAAAGCTGGCCACCGGTGCCGGAAAAACCACGGTCATGGCAATGCTTATTGCCTGGCAGACTATCAATGCCGTACGCAGGCGGAGAGCCAAAAAATTCACCCGTGGTTTTCTTGTGGTGGCTCCCGGGCTCACTATTCGTGATCGTCTTCGTGTCCTCCAGCCCAATGATCCAGGCAGTTACTACGCCAGCAGGGAACTGGTTCCCGGAGATATGCTGGCTGATCTGGAAAGAGCCAAGATTGTGGTCACCAATTATCACGCGTTCAAACTGCGAGAACGGGTCAAACTGGCTAAAGGTAATCGTTCTTTGCTGCAGGGGCGCGGAGAGGAACTCAATACTCAGGAAACTGAAGGTCAGATGCTGCAGAGGGTTATGCCCGACCTGATGGGTATGAAAAACATCATGGTCATCAATGATGAGGCCCATCACTGTTACCGGGAAAAGCCTGACGAAGATGATGTTGCTGTCTTGAAAGGGGATGACAGGAAAGAGGCACAAAAGAACAACGAAGCGGCCAGGCTGTGGATTACAGGCCTTGAGATAGTGGGCCGGAAAATTGGCATTCACCGGGTCATTGACCTGTCGGCCACTCCGTTTTTTCTCAGCGGCTCAGGTTATGCGGAAGGAACGCTTTTCCCTTGGGCCATGAGTGACTTTGCCCTCATGGATGCCATTGAATGCGGCATTGTCAAGTTACCCAGGGTGCCTGTGGCGCAAAACCTGCCCGGTGATGAAATGCCCATGTTCCGCAACCTGTGGGAACATATCAAAAAAGATATGCCCAAAAAGGGGCGCGGCAAGGCCAAGGATCTTGATCCGTTAAGCCTGCCTGTTCGCCTGCAGACAGCTCTTGAAGCTCTTTATGGACATTACAAGGAGACGTTTGCCTTATGGCAGACTGCCGGAGTGAAAGTCCCGCCCTGTTTTATTGTGGTCTGTAACAACACGTCCACCTCAAAACTTGCCTATGATTATATTGCCGGTTTTCATCGGTTGAATGAAGACGGCAGCAGCTCGTTTGTTCCGGGCCGAATGGAATTATTCCGTAACTATGATGAGCATGGCAACCAGCTGGCCCGACCCCGCACTCTGCTCATTGACAGCGAACAGCTTGAATCCGGTGACGCCCTGGATAAAAATTTCAGGGCCATGGCTGCTGCTGAAATTGAACGCTTTCGTTATGAGATGCGTCAACGTGGAGATCATAAGCAGGCAGAAAACATAACAGACCAGGACCTGCTGCGGGAAGTCATGAATACAGTTGGCAAGCCGGACAGCCTGGGTGGTTCCATCCGCTGTGTGGTCTCCGTCTCCATGCTGACCGAAGGCTGGGACGCCAACACTGTCACCCATGTCCTTGGAGTGCGGGCTTTTGGCACCCAGCTTCTCTGTGAACAGGTCATTGGTCGCGCTCTGCGCCGGCAGTCCTATGATTTGAATGAGCAAGGGTTGTTTAACGTGGAATATGCCGATGTATTGGGCATCCCTTTTGATTTTACCGCAAAACCAGTGGTGGCGCCGCCCCAACCGCCCAGGGAAACCATTCAAGTCAAAGCAGTAAAACCCCAGCGTGATCATCTGGAAATCCGCTTTCCCAGGGTTCAGGGATATAGGGTTGAGCTGTCTGAAGAACGTCTGAGCGCAAAATTTACCGACGATTCAATTTTAGAGCTGACCCCGGATCTGGTAGGTCCATCCATTACCAGGAATCAGGGTATTATCGGCGAAGGTGTGGAGCTCAGCCTGAAACACCTGGAAGATATGCGACGCTCCAGTCTCATTTTTCAGGTGACCAAACGCCTTTTGTACACCAAGTGGCGAGATCCTGGTGAAGAACCGAAGATGCACCTCTTTGGTCAACTCAAACGCATAACCAGACAATGGCTTGATACCTGTCTCATCTGCAAGGGAGCAACGTATCCGGCCCAGCTGATGTATCAGGAACTGGCGGATATGGCCTGTGAACGAATCACCGCAGCCATTACCCTGTCTCAGATTGGAGATAACCCGGTCAAGGCTGTGCTTGACCCGTATAACCCCACAGGAAGCACCAGCCATGTGAATTTCAATACTTCAAAAAAGGATCGCTGGGAGACCAGTTCCGAGAAATGCCATATCAACTGGATCATTCTGGACAGCGACTGGGAGGCGGAATTCTGCCGGGTTGCCGAGGCCCATCCCAAGGTGATTACTTACGTCAAAAACCATAATCTCGGCTTGGAAGTCCCCTATCGGTACGGTTCCGAGACCCGTACATATATTCCGGACTTTATCGTCCATGTGGATGACGGCCATAAAGACCCGCTGCAGCTGATTGTGGAGATCAAAGGCTATCGCCGGGAAGATGCCAAGGACAAAAAAATGACCATGGAGACCTACTGGATACCGGGAGTTAATAACCTGAAAAAATATGGCAGATGGAGTTTTGCCGAGTTTACGGAAGTGTATCAGATCGAGGTGGATTTTGAGGCAAAGGTCGAGACTGAGTTTAATAAAATGATAGAAAAAATATCAGAGCGGAAACCATAAATATGGCTATACAAATGAAAAGGATGTCTTCATGATCGTTGACCGACCGGAAGAATACCTGCGCAGTATCATCCGGGAACTGTGTAATCTGCCACATGAAACCGAGTGGGTTGAATTTAAACATAACAATGATAACCCGGAAGAAATAGGCGAATATATTTCCGCTCTTGCCAATTCAGCAGCACTGTTGGGTAAAGTCAACGCCTATGTGGTCTGGGGTGTCGATAATATCAGTCACGATTTGCTTGGCACCAGTTTTAAACCCGGAAACTGCAAAATTAGCAATGAAGAACTGGAAAACTGGCTCCTTCGTCTGCTTTCTCCGAAAATAAATTTCAGGTTTTATGAAGTAACCATAGATGACTTGCCTGTTGTTCTCCTTGAAATAGGCTCTGCCTTTCGGCATCCAGTTCGATTTCAATCCACGGAATTTATTCGGATTGGTTCATATAAAAAGAAACTGAAAGATCATCCTGAAAAAGAAAGGGAATTATGGCGTGTCTTTGACCAGACCCCTTTTGAACGTGAAATTGCAGCAGAAAATGTCACTGCAGAAAATGTTCTGCGTCTGCTTGATTATCCAGCCTATTTTGATCTGTTCCAGCTGCCTCTGCCGGAATCACGGGACGGTATTCTGGCAGCACTGCAAGCCGATGACCTTATAGAGCCGTGCACCAATTCCGCTCAATGGAATATCTTCAACCTTGGTGCAATCCTCTTTGCCAAAAAACTCGCTGATTTTTTCGGTCTGAAACGTAAGGCCGTGCGGGTCATTGTCTATAAAGGAGAGAACCGGGTGGAAACTCTGCGGGAACAGGAAGGAAGCAGAGGATATGCCGCAGGTTTTGAAGGCTTAATCGAGTTTATTCTTGCCCTTTTACCTGTCAACGAGGTCATTGGCCAGGCTCTGCGCCGGGAAGTCCCCATGTTCCCGGAACTCGCCATTCGAGAGCTGGTCGCCAACGCTGTCATCCATCAGGACTTTCATATTACCGGTACCGGGCCAATGGTGGAAATATTCAGCAGCCGTATGGAAATTACCAACCCCGGTCTTCCCCTTGTTACCACAGAACGTTTTTTAGACAGCCCGCCCAAATCACGTAATGAAGCCATGGCCTCACTTATGCGCCGCATCGGTGTTTGTGAAGAGCGCGGCAGTGGTATTGACAAGGTTGTTTTTGAGACAGAATTCTATCAGCTCCCGGCGCCGATATTTGAAACAACGGCTGAGCACACCCGCACGGTGTTATTTTCCCATAGAGAACTGAAAGAAATGGATAAGGCGGACAGGGTAAGAGCCTGCTATCTTCATGCCTGCCTCAGGTATGTGCAGCGGGATTTTTTGACCAATGCGACCCTGCGTGAACGATTCGGCATTGAAAGTAAAAACAGCGCCATGGCCTCACGGATCATAAAAGATGCCCTGCTGGCAGAACGTATTCGTTGTTACGATGATACTGTGGGCAGCAAGGCAAAGAAATACCTGCCTTGGTGGGCTTGAACAGCACTGCGGAATTTGTTTGACTGTTGTTTGATTATAATGGTGCTCAAATAATACATACTTCAAATAACATGATGAAAATACATAAAAAATAAATATTTAATTTGTTTGACTGTTGTGTGACAGCACGATCAAATCAGGAACCATAAATATGGCAAAACGGAAACCAAAGATAAAAAAACAGATCGATGCCCTGACCCATAGAGAGGACAAGCGGAAGAATATCCCCACTGCCGAATACCAGTCCGTGCTGCGGGATGAGGAAAAAAATCCAATCCGGGTAGCCTATGAGCGGCGTAATCGTGATCTTGATCCGCAGCTTGTCTGGCGGGGCAAGGATGAGCAGGACTGGTCTGATCTGGTGGTGCAGGCCCCGCCTCTCTATATTCAAGAGAAGGTGCATCCCAAGATTTTGATTGATGATCTGCGCAGTCAGACGGAAAACCGGGAAGGGGAAGGTCAGCCTCGGCAGCTGGATCTTTTTGGCGACTTCAATGGTATCCCGGATGAGGCCGCTAAGACAGAATTTTATCAGCATGATGCCAACTGGACGAATCGGATGATTTTGGGTGATTCGTTACAGGTCATGGCCTCGCTGGCTGAACGGGAAGGATTGCGGGGCAAGGTGCAGTGTATCTATCTTGATCCGCCCTATGGGATTAAATTTAACTCTAATTTTCAGTGGTCAACTACCAGTCGGGATGTCAAGGACGGCAATAAAAAGCATATCACCCGTGAGCCGGAGCAGGTTAAGGCATTTCGAGATACCTGGCGAGATGGAATTCATTCATATTTGACCTATCTCCGGGATCGGTTGACTGTGGCTCGGGATTTATTGACGGATAGTGGATCGATTTTTGTTCAGATTGGTGATGAGAATCTTGCGAAAGTGAGAAGTATATTAGACGAGATTTTCGGAGAGGATAATTTTGTAATTTCTATCCCATTCCAGAAAAAAGCGTACCAGGAAGCACTTTCATTAGCACCGGTCAACGACTATATATTGTGGGTTGCAAAATCCAAACAATTATTAAAATATCGACCGCTTTATATTCCAACACCATTTGAGGGTCATGTAGGAAAGTATACTCGGATTGAATCACAAGACTTAATAATTGATAAATCAAACAACAAAAACACAGGAGAAATTAGCTCTCTTTTAGATAAAGGTTGGCGTCTATTTCGAGAAGATTACCCTGTTGTTAGTCAAGATCCCCCGAAAAAGCCTCAGCCTTTTGATTATTGTGGTGTTACCTATAATCCACCACCAGGTAGACATTGGTCACAAAAATGGCCAGAAGGAATGCAACGACTTGCAATTGCTAATCGTCTACGTGGAACAGGAACTAGGTTATATGCCAGAGAGTACTGGACAGACTCAGCTATTGTTCCACGTAATAATTTATGGGTTCAATTAAAAGGTCCGGCACACCCTAACTATGTTGTAGAAACGGCAACGGAAGTAGTTAAGCGTTGCATCCTCATGTCCACCGACCCCGGCGACCTCATTCTCGACCCCACCTGCGGTTCCGGCACCACCGCCTATGTTGCTGAACAATGGGGGCGCCGCTGGATCACCATTGATACTTCGCGGGTTGCCCTAGCCCTGGCACGGGCCAGGATCATGGGCGCCCGCTATCCCTATTATTTGCTGGCCGACAGCCCGGAAGGGCAGAAGAAAGAGGCGGAAATAACCCGTACCATCCCGTCCGAATCCCCCACCTTCGGCAATATTCGACAGGGCTTTGTCTACCAGCGGGTACCGCACATCACCCTGAAGGCCATTGCCAATAACGCCGAGATCGACGTGATCTGGGATAATTTTCAGGAAACTCTGGAACCCCTGCGAAAACAACTCAACAAGGAACTGGATCAGGACTGGCAGGAATGGGAAATCCCCCGAGAGGCTGAAGAAGAGTGGTCAAGCAAAGCGAAACAACTCCATAAAAAATTCTGGCATTTGCGCATTAAACGGCAGCAGGAGATCGACGCCTCCATTGCCGCCAAAGCCGACTTTGAATACCTCTATGACAAGCCCTACGAAGACAGGAAAAAGGTCAGGGTGGCAGGCCCGTTTACTGTGGAATCCCTGTCCCCCCATCGGGTACTTGGGGTGGACGAAAATGATGAACTGATAGATCCTCTCAAATCCGATCAACAAGACACCGATCAGCAGGGTTTTGTCCGGATGATCCTGGATAACCTCAAAACCGCCGGTGTACAGCAGGCCCATAAGGAAGATAAAATAAATTTCAGCTCCATTACCCCCTGGCCCGGCGATTATATCTGTGCCGAAGGCCGTTATCTTGAGGGTGAAGAAGAATCAGGCCCGGAAAAGCGGGCCGCCATCTTCATCGGCCCGGAATTCGGCACCGTCTCCCGTCCCGACCTGGTGGCCGCGGCCCGGGAAGCAGGGGACGCGGGTTTTGACGCCCTCATCGCCTGCGCCTTCAACTACGACGCCCATTCCTCGGAGTTCAACAAACTGGGGCGCATCCCGGTTCTGAAAGCCCGGATGAATGCCGACCTGCACATGGCCGATGACCTGAAAAACACAGGCAAGGGCAACCTCTTTGTCATCTTCGGTGAGCCGGATATTGATATTCAGGAAATTGAAGACAATAAAATCCAGGTCAGGATCAACGGAGTGGATGTTTTTCACCCCAACACCGGCGAAGTCCGCAGTGATTCTGCCGACGGTATTGCCTGCTGGTTTATTGATACCGACTATAATGAGGAATCCTTTTTCGTCCGCCACGCCTATTTTCTTGGCGCCAATGACCCATACAAGGCATTGAAAACAACCCTCAAGGCGGAAATTGACAAAGAGGCCTGGGACACCCTGCACAGCGACATCTCCCGTCCCTTTGACAGACCGGAATCAAGCCGCATCGCCGTCAAGGTCATCAACCACCTCGGGGATGAGGTGATGAAAGTGTATTCTGTTTAACAGGAGAAAAAACCATGCCTGGAATGAATTTTAATACCACGAACAATACTTTTCGTCAGCTCATGGGAAATGGCCTTTTATACAGGGTGCCCCCTTTTCAACGTGATTATTCATGGTCAAACGATGAATGGGATGATCTCTGGCAGGATATCACTTCTCTTGGAACTGGTGATGCGGAATCCTCCCATTATATGGGATACCTGGTTTTGCAGTCTTCGGACAGTAAACGGTTTAATATTATTGACGGCCAACAGCGTATCACCACTCTCAGCATATTGGTCCTTGCCGCAATTGCTCTTTTGCAGGAATTGGCACAGGCTGATGAGACAAATCTGGATGATCAAAAACGGGCAGAACAATTACGTTCCAGTTATATCGGTTATCTGGATCCGGTCACTCTGATTCCCCAGGCAAAGCTCAGTCTCAACCGGCATAACGACCGTTTTTATCAAAACTATCTCGTTCCCCTTGAACGGTTACCGCAACGTGGATTGAACAGGTCAGAACATCTTTTGCGCAAAGCTTTCAACTGGTTCCGTGATCGTCTCAAAGCGGATATAGGGACAAAAGGTGAAGAAATAGTCAGATTTATTGACTCCATTGTTGATCTGATTTTTTTTACAGTCATCACTGTCACGGATGAATTGAATGCCTTTACCGTCTTTGAAACATTAAACGCCAGGGGAGTTCGCCTTTCTGCCACCGACCTTCTGAAAAATTATCTTTTTTCCGTTGTGAGCAAGGAAGGGGCCCATACAACAGAATTGCAAAATCTTGAAGAACGCTGGGAAGGTATTGTCGGGCTGCTGGGCAGTGAAAGTTTTCCGGAGTTCTTAAGAATATTCTGGAATAGTAGGCATAAACTGGTACGCAAATCACACCTGTTTAAAACTATCCGCAGGGCTATTGTTAAAAAAGGTGATGCCTTTTCATTGATTCGGGAACTGGATACCCATGCCCGAATTTATGCGGCACTTCGAAATCCTCAGGAAAGCTCCTGGAGCAGAAAAGAGCGTGATTATCTCAGGCAGTTACAAATGTTTAATGTCAGACAACCTCTTGCTTTGTTGCTTGCCGCCTATAATCGCCTGGGGGAAGAGAACCGTGAAGGGTTTACAAAAATTCTCAGAACAATAGCTGTTATATCCTTCCGCTATAATGTCATCTGTAATCATCCAAGCAATGAACAGGAAAAGATATACAATGCCATTGCGCAGAAGATATTTTCCGGAACCTTTGATTCGGCAGGGAACATTATTCCGGCTTTACAGCCGGTATATCCTGAAGACCGGATTTTTCGAACAGCTTTTAGTGAAAAGGAATTGCGAACGACCAACAGTCGAAACAAAAAAGTTGTCCGCTATATTCTTTTTGCCATTGAGCGTCATTGTTCTGGCAGCACCTTTGACTTTGAAAGTGCAACGTATAGCCTTGAACACATTTTGCCGGAACATCCAGAGAATGGCTGGGAGACATTTGATGACCAACTCCATTCCCGCTGCGTTTATCTTCTTGGCAACATGACCCTGCTTGCCACTGGAGAGAATCGGAATCTGGGAAATCAATCTTATCAGGAAAAAAGGACAATTTATTCGCTAAGCGAATTTCTTATCACCCAGGGAATCAGCAAACATTTTGATGAATGGACACCCGCCACTATCCGTTCACGGCAAAGCTGGATGGCAAAACAGGCCTGCTCAGTGTGGCATGTCTCATTTAGCTGAACAGAGGGAAAAACACATGGAATTTCGTATAGCCGACACATTTACCGACAGCCTGGCAAAACTGACAGGACGGGAGCAGAAAGCGGTGAAAACCACGGCCTTTGATTTACAGATGAATCCGGCCAATCCCGGCCTGAAATTTCATAGACTGGATAGGGTCAAAGACCCCAACTTCTGGTCAGTACGGGTTAATGCTGATATTCGTCTCATTGTCCACAAAACCTATTCCAGCCTGATGCTCTGTTACGTGGGGCACCATGATAAAGCCTACTCTTGGGCTGAGCGTCGTAAGCTGGAAACCCATCCTAAAACTGGTGCTGCTCAACTGGTTGAAGTCAGGGAATTGGTTAAAGAAATTATAGTTCCGAAATTTGTGGAAGAAGAACAGACTGCACCTGTCTCGCCGCCACTTTTCAGCAATGTCTCTGATGAAGAATTATTGAGCTATGGTGTGCCGGAGGAATGGCTGAATGATGTTCGGCTGGCAACTGAGGACTCTCTTCTTAACCTGGTGGAGCATTTGCCGGCTGAAGCGGCTGAGGCACTATTGGAACTTGCAGTGGGGGAGACACCGGCTATTCCGGAACTGGCCACCAGTCATGTTGATCCCTTCAATCACCCGGATGCCAGGCGGCGTTTCCGGGTGATGAGCAACGTCGATGAACTGGAACGTGCCCTTGAATACCCATGGGAGAAATGGACGGTCTTCCTTCATCCTGATCAGCGACAGATTGTTGAAAAGGAGTATAACGGGCCGGCTCGAGTTTCCGGTTCTGCTGGTACCGGCAAAACAATTGTTGCCCTGCACAGAGCCGTTTTTCTGGCTCGTAATCATCCGGATGCCAGGGTGTTGCTCACCACATTTTCAAACCCATTGGCCAATGCCTTGGAGACAAAACTGCGCCGTCTCATCAGCCATGAACCCAAGCTGGCTGAAAGGATAGATGTCCGGGACATAGCCACTATCGGCAAGCGGCTTTACGGGATGCACTGTGGGCCTGTCAACCTGGTATCGGAAGAAATGATGCAGGAGCTAATTGAGCAGGCTGGAAGTACGGTGACCGGGCATAAATTCAGTAATCAATTCTTATTGAGTGAATGGCGGGATGTTGTGGATGCCTGGCAACTTGGAAGCTGGGAGGATTATCGTGATGTTAAACGGTTGGGCCGAAAAACCAGGCTGCCGGAAAAGCAGCGGTGTGTCCTTTGGGAAATTTTTTCACATGTTCGTTCTGAATTGAAGAAGCACGGCTGGATAACATATGCCGGGATGTTCAACCGTGTGGCCAAGAAACTTAAGGGGAATAACAACCCTCCATTTGATTTTGTGGTGGTTGATGAGGCCCAGGATATCAGTGTGGCTCAGTTGCTTTTTATGGCGGCATTGGGTAGTGATCGCCTCAATGCTCTTTTTTTTGCCGGAGATCTTGGCCAGCGAATCTTTCAGCAGCCTTTTTCCTGGAAAGCATTGGGGGTAGATATTCGTGGTCGTTCCAGAACATTACGAGTCAACTATCGGACATCTCACCAGATCAGAATGCAGGCTGACCGCTTGTTGGCGCCTGAATTATCAGATGTGGATGGAAATTTGGAAAGAAGGGGTGGAACCGTTTCCGTATTTAATGGACCAAACCCGATTTTGAGAATACTCGATACTGAAAAAGATGAAATAAAGACAGTCGCCGACTGGTTGCGGGATTTGAAAAGCGATGGCATTCTCCCCGGTGAAATCGGGATTTTTGTCCGTTCGGAAAGAGAATTGGAGAGAGCAAGTGCAGCGGTTGAAGCGGCAGACTTGCCCTGCAAAATACTTGATGAAAAACTTGATATCAGGGGCGACGATATCTCTATCAGTACAATGCATCTGGCCAAGGGCCTTGAATTCCGAGTTGTTGTTGTCATGGCCTGTGACGATGAAGTCCTTCCCTCGCAGGAGCGCATAGAAACTGTTGCTGATGATGCGGATCTTGAAGAGGTTTATAATACGGAGCGACATTTGCTGTATG
The DNA window shown above is from Desulfomarina profundi and carries:
- a CDS encoding DUF262 domain-containing protein → MPGMNFNTTNNTFRQLMGNGLLYRVPPFQRDYSWSNDEWDDLWQDITSLGTGDAESSHYMGYLVLQSSDSKRFNIIDGQQRITTLSILVLAAIALLQELAQADETNLDDQKRAEQLRSSYIGYLDPVTLIPQAKLSLNRHNDRFYQNYLVPLERLPQRGLNRSEHLLRKAFNWFRDRLKADIGTKGEEIVRFIDSIVDLIFFTVITVTDELNAFTVFETLNARGVRLSATDLLKNYLFSVVSKEGAHTTELQNLEERWEGIVGLLGSESFPEFLRIFWNSRHKLVRKSHLFKTIRRAIVKKGDAFSLIRELDTHARIYAALRNPQESSWSRKERDYLRQLQMFNVRQPLALLLAAYNRLGEENREGFTKILRTIAVISFRYNVICNHPSNEQEKIYNAIAQKIFSGTFDSAGNIIPALQPVYPEDRIFRTAFSEKELRTTNSRNKKVVRYILFAIERHCSGSTFDFESATYSLEHILPEHPENGWETFDDQLHSRCVYLLGNMTLLATGENRNLGNQSYQEKRTIYSLSEFLITQGISKHFDEWTPATIRSRQSWMAKQACSVWHVSFS
- a CDS encoding 3'-5' exonuclease, with protein sequence MEFRIADTFTDSLAKLTGREQKAVKTTAFDLQMNPANPGLKFHRLDRVKDPNFWSVRVNADIRLIVHKTYSSLMLCYVGHHDKAYSWAERRKLETHPKTGAAQLVEVRELVKEIIVPKFVEEEQTAPVSPPLFSNVSDEELLSYGVPEEWLNDVRLATEDSLLNLVEHLPAEAAEALLELAVGETPAIPELATSHVDPFNHPDARRRFRVMSNVDELERALEYPWEKWTVFLHPDQRQIVEKEYNGPARVSGSAGTGKTIVALHRAVFLARNHPDARVLLTTFSNPLANALETKLRRLISHEPKLAERIDVRDIATIGKRLYGMHCGPVNLVSEEMMQELIEQAGSTVTGHKFSNQFLLSEWRDVVDAWQLGSWEDYRDVKRLGRKTRLPEKQRCVLWEIFSHVRSELKKHGWITYAGMFNRVAKKLKGNNNPPFDFVVVDEAQDISVAQLLFMAALGSDRLNALFFAGDLGQRIFQQPFSWKALGVDIRGRSRTLRVNYRTSHQIRMQADRLLAPELSDVDGNLERRGGTVSVFNGPNPILRILDTEKDEIKTVADWLRDLKSDGILPGEIGIFVRSERELERASAAVEAADLPCKILDEKLDIRGDDISISTMHLAKGLEFRVVVVMACDDEVLPSQERIETVADDADLEEVYNTERHLLYVACTRARDRLLVTGVDPASEFIDDLMG